The following coding sequences lie in one Angustibacter luteus genomic window:
- a CDS encoding methylmalonyl-CoA mutase family protein: MSAHQDSDPIEAGRRRWQQRYDAATASGKVRDADFSTLSGSEVAPVYGPPDGAVDPRMERIGWPGEFPFTRGLYPTGYRGRTWTIRQFAGFGNAEQTNERYRMILGRGGGGLSVAFDMPTLMGRDSDDPMSLGEVGHCGVAIDSAVDMERLFAGIPLGDVTTSMTISGPAVPVFCMYLVAAERQGVDLGVLDGTLQTDIFKEYIAQKEWLFEPQPHLRLIGDLMEYCDANIPAYKPLSVSGYHIREAGSTAAQELAYTLADGFAYVELGLSRGLDVDSFAPGLSFFFDAHVDFFEEIAKFRAARRIWARWLRDTYGAKTDRAQWLRFHTQTAGVSLTAQQPYNNVVRTAVEALAAVLGGTNSLHTNALDETLALPTDESAEIALRTQQVLMDETGVTNVADPLGGSWYVEALTDSIEAEAEAIFARVRDMGSDGTITSGILRGIEDGWFMAEIAEAAFQYQVSLEKGDKKVVGVNVHTDSLTHELEILRVSHEVEREQVRVLAERKANRDDALVTARLTAMVEAAKGTENMLPAMLDAVRAEATLGEICGVLKELWGDYREPARF; this comes from the coding sequence ATGAGCGCCCACCAGGACAGCGACCCGATCGAGGCCGGACGACGCCGCTGGCAGCAGCGGTACGACGCGGCCACCGCGAGCGGGAAGGTGCGCGACGCCGACTTCAGCACCCTGTCCGGTAGCGAGGTGGCGCCGGTCTACGGCCCGCCGGACGGCGCCGTCGACCCGCGGATGGAGCGGATCGGCTGGCCGGGGGAGTTCCCGTTCACCCGCGGCCTCTACCCGACCGGGTACCGCGGCCGCACCTGGACGATCCGCCAGTTCGCCGGCTTCGGCAACGCCGAGCAGACCAACGAGCGCTACCGGATGATCCTCGGCCGCGGCGGCGGCGGGCTGTCCGTGGCGTTCGACATGCCCACCCTGATGGGACGCGACTCCGACGACCCGATGAGCCTGGGCGAGGTCGGCCACTGCGGCGTGGCCATCGACAGCGCCGTCGACATGGAGCGACTGTTCGCGGGCATCCCGCTCGGCGACGTGACGACGTCCATGACCATCAGCGGTCCCGCCGTCCCGGTGTTCTGCATGTACCTGGTCGCCGCCGAGCGGCAGGGCGTCGACCTCGGTGTCCTGGACGGCACGCTGCAGACCGACATCTTCAAGGAGTACATCGCGCAGAAGGAGTGGCTCTTCGAGCCGCAGCCGCACCTGCGCCTGATCGGCGACCTGATGGAGTACTGCGACGCCAACATCCCGGCGTACAAGCCACTCAGCGTCAGCGGGTACCACATCCGCGAGGCCGGCTCCACGGCCGCGCAGGAGCTCGCGTACACGCTCGCCGACGGCTTCGCCTACGTCGAGCTCGGGCTCTCCCGCGGCCTGGACGTGGACAGCTTCGCCCCCGGCCTGAGCTTCTTCTTCGACGCGCACGTGGACTTCTTCGAGGAGATCGCCAAGTTCCGCGCCGCCCGCCGGATCTGGGCGCGCTGGCTGCGCGACACCTACGGCGCGAAGACCGACCGCGCGCAGTGGCTGCGGTTCCACACCCAGACCGCGGGGGTCTCGCTGACCGCCCAGCAGCCCTACAACAACGTCGTGCGCACCGCCGTCGAGGCGCTCGCGGCGGTGCTCGGCGGCACCAACTCGCTGCACACCAACGCGCTCGACGAGACGCTCGCGCTGCCGACCGACGAGTCCGCCGAGATCGCGCTGCGCACCCAGCAGGTGCTGATGGACGAGACCGGCGTCACGAACGTGGCCGACCCGCTCGGCGGCAGCTGGTACGTCGAGGCACTGACCGACAGCATCGAGGCGGAGGCCGAGGCGATCTTCGCCCGGGTCCGCGACATGGGGTCGGACGGCACCATCACCAGCGGCATCCTGCGCGGTATCGAGGACGGCTGGTTCATGGCCGAGATCGCCGAGGCCGCCTTCCAGTACCAGGTGTCGCTGGAGAAGGGCGACAAGAAGGTGGTCGGCGTCAACGTGCACACCGACTCGCTCACCCACGAGCTGGAGATCCTGCGGGTCAGCCACGAGGTCGAGCGGGAGCAGGTGCGCGTGCTGGCCGAGCGCAAGGCCAACCGGGACGACGCCCTGGTCACCGCACGGCTGACCGCCATGGTCGAGGCCGCGAAGGGCACCGAGAACATGCTGCCCGCCATGCTGGACGCCGTCCGGGCCGAGGCCACGCTGGGCGAGATCTGCGGCGTGCTCAAGGAGCTGTGGGGCGACTACCGCGAGCCCGCCCGGTTCTGA
- a CDS encoding MarR family transcriptional regulator has product MPKPLRLRFDPVARAQQLWRERWGADDSMAAATSIMRVQQLLIARYDEALRAHGLTFARYEALVLLTFSRTGQLPLSKIGERLMVHPTSVTNIVQRLEQAGLVERTPNPRDGRGTLAGITAEGRRVVQLATGDLVGLDFGLEALDGAERGQLFTLLRKVRVAASDFTD; this is encoded by the coding sequence GTGCCCAAGCCGCTGCGTCTGCGCTTCGACCCCGTCGCCCGCGCCCAGCAGCTGTGGCGCGAGCGGTGGGGCGCGGACGACTCGATGGCGGCGGCGACGTCCATCATGCGGGTCCAGCAGCTGCTGATCGCCCGCTACGACGAGGCCCTGCGCGCGCACGGCCTGACCTTCGCGCGCTACGAGGCGCTGGTGCTGCTGACGTTCAGCCGCACCGGTCAGCTGCCACTGTCCAAGATCGGCGAGCGACTGATGGTGCACCCGACGTCGGTGACGAACATCGTGCAGCGGCTCGAGCAGGCAGGGCTGGTCGAGCGGACGCCGAACCCGCGGGACGGCCGAGGCACCCTGGCCGGGATCACTGCCGAGGGTCGGCGCGTCGTCCAGCTCGCGACCGGCGACCTGGTCGGGCTCGACTTCGGCCTGGAGGCACTGGACGGCGCCGAGCGCGGGCAGCTGTTCACCCTGCTGCGCAAGGTCCGTGTCGCCGCGTCCGACTTCACCGACTAA
- a CDS encoding tetratricopeptide repeat protein, whose product MSQPPVPPASSIPLRGAVDLAAVAAQAKRREQAAANAASGGPGPGSSSGVLVEATEETFQTLVELSLSVPVVVVLWASYSEQSQQVTPVLERLAVESGGRFLVATVEIDTNPRLAQVFQAQAVPSVVAVIKGQPVPLFQGVLPEAQVKAYLDELLKVAEANGVTGTVPTGAADPGSEDDAQAAPSAADELEPLPPLHQEAYDAIERGDLDAAAAAYEKALLASPADDEAKAGLSQVNLLRRTEGADLPAARAAAAAAPQDPQAQILVADLDLLGGHVEDAFARLVDAVRVTSGDERNALRLHLVELFEVVGSGDPRVVAARRALSSALY is encoded by the coding sequence ATGAGCCAGCCCCCCGTCCCCCCGGCCTCGTCCATCCCGCTGCGCGGCGCCGTCGACCTCGCCGCCGTGGCGGCCCAGGCCAAGCGTCGGGAGCAGGCTGCGGCCAACGCGGCGTCGGGTGGCCCGGGCCCCGGTTCGTCGTCCGGCGTGCTCGTCGAGGCGACGGAGGAGACCTTCCAGACGCTGGTCGAGCTGTCGTTGTCAGTGCCGGTCGTGGTGGTCCTGTGGGCCAGCTACTCCGAGCAGAGCCAGCAGGTGACGCCCGTCCTGGAACGGCTGGCCGTCGAGTCGGGTGGCCGGTTCCTCGTGGCCACCGTCGAGATCGACACGAACCCCCGCCTGGCCCAGGTCTTCCAGGCGCAGGCCGTGCCCAGCGTCGTCGCCGTGATCAAGGGTCAGCCGGTGCCGCTGTTCCAGGGCGTGCTGCCCGAGGCGCAGGTCAAGGCGTACCTCGACGAGCTGCTCAAGGTGGCGGAGGCCAACGGGGTGACCGGCACCGTCCCGACCGGCGCCGCCGACCCCGGGTCGGAGGACGACGCGCAGGCCGCGCCGTCCGCCGCCGACGAGCTGGAGCCGCTGCCGCCGCTGCACCAGGAGGCCTACGACGCGATCGAGCGCGGCGACCTGGACGCGGCGGCCGCCGCCTACGAGAAGGCCCTGCTGGCCTCACCGGCGGACGACGAGGCGAAGGCCGGTCTGTCCCAGGTGAACCTGCTGCGCCGCACCGAGGGTGCCGACCTGCCGGCCGCCCGCGCCGCCGCGGCCGCTGCCCCGCAGGACCCGCAGGCGCAGATCCTGGTCGCCGACCTGGACCTGCTCGGCGGCCACGTGGAGGACGCCTTCGCCCGCCTGGTGGACGCCGTCCGGGTGACGAGCGGGGACGAGCGCAACGCCTTGCGCCTGCACCTGGTCGAGCTGTTCGAGGTCGTCGGGTCGGGTGACCCGCGCGTCGTCGCCGCCCGCCGGGCCCTCTCGTCCGCCCTCTACTGA